From Gemmatimonadota bacterium, the proteins below share one genomic window:
- a CDS encoding IS6 family transposase: protein MTCPHCESTATTRRWCRTALGYRRFNCRSCKRRFNERTGTPFNDLQYPTDIVLLAVLWRLRYKLSFRDVAEMLLQRGFEVTHETIREWEFRFAPLLADQLRARRRGRAGESWYLDETYVKVAGRWCYLYRAIDRDGELLDSMLSEHRDKHAARRFLRRLVEVAGRKPLRITTDKHPAYRRAIRWILGRKAIHRTTQYLNNYTEQSHRAVKQRYYPMLGFGNFESASRFCAAFDELRQYFRVRRRGEAHVSLAE, encoded by the coding sequence GTGACCTGTCCGCACTGCGAATCGACCGCGACGACGAGACGCTGGTGCCGCACCGCACTCGGTTACCGAAGATTCAACTGTCGCTCCTGCAAGCGTCGCTTCAACGAACGGACCGGCACACCGTTCAACGACCTTCAGTACCCCACCGACATCGTGCTGCTCGCCGTGTTGTGGCGGCTGCGCTACAAGCTCAGCTTCCGCGACGTTGCAGAGATGCTGCTGCAGCGCGGGTTCGAGGTCACGCACGAGACCATCCGTGAGTGGGAGTTCCGCTTCGCTCCGCTGCTCGCTGACCAGTTGCGCGCCAGGCGGCGGGGCCGCGCCGGCGAGTCCTGGTACCTCGACGAGACGTACGTGAAGGTCGCGGGACGCTGGTGCTATCTGTACCGGGCGATCGACCGTGATGGGGAGCTTTTGGATTCGATGCTCAGCGAGCATCGCGACAAGCATGCCGCGCGAAGGTTCCTGCGAAGGCTGGTCGAGGTGGCTGGCCGCAAGCCTCTTCGCATCACCACGGACAAGCACCCCGCGTACCGGCGGGCGATTCGCTGGATCCTCGGCCGCAAGGCGATACACCGGACAACGCAGTACCTGAACAACTACACCGAGCAGAGTCACCGGGCCGTGAAGCAGCGCTACTACCCGATGCTGGGGTTCGGGAACTTCGAGTCAGCGTCGCGGTTCTGCGCGGCCTTCGATGAACTGAGACAGTACTTCCGGGTCCGGCGACGAGGCGAGGCTCACGTCTCGCTGGCCGAGC